A part of Sparus aurata chromosome 19, fSpaAur1.1, whole genome shotgun sequence genomic DNA contains:
- the map3k8 gene encoding mitogen-activated protein kinase kinase kinase 8 has translation MDYKYDSGIELLLAHMNIEDIINAAETLYQLEEEEGGSSFEEEGLSQEEMDENEEAGDSAGPGTQQKDYVDGGVRYGTVTDLLSFVNLLSSMQAAALQQLPEEMGVLLNKKYMCVKNGRYQINMDVLLFPWKLTYKNHGCGLVPKGSFGKVHLAQDTTTRKRMACKLIPMENFKAADVEFQARFRHENIAELYGALLFDQSVHLFMEAGEGGSVLEKLDSCGPMREFEIIWVTKQVLRGLEYLHSHNVIHHDIKPSNIVLMSDKAVLVDFGLTVQMTEDVYTPRDLRGTEMYMSPELVLCRGHDTKTDIYSLGTTIIHMQTGSPPWVRRYPRTAYPSYLYIIHKQAPPLEDIAEDCSLVMRSFLERALERNPALRSSASELLKDEAINPSRDDQPRCWSLDSALEEVTNTMLRQQSQHHDTIQESSLYSEDSGHTRRKGSLYIDLGALSGYSKLVTGPPASEYG, from the exons ATGGATTACAAATATGATAGTGGAATAGAACTGCTGTTGGCTCACATGAACATAGAGGACATCATCAACGCCGCGGAGACTCTGTAtcagctggaagaggaggaaggaggctcGTCATTCGAAGAGGAGGGTCTCTCTCAGGAGGAGATGGACGAGAACGAGGAGGCGGGGGACTCGGCGGGCCCGGGGACTCAGCAGAAGGACTACGTTGATGGTGGCGTTCGGTACGGGACGGTGACAGACCTCCTGTCCTTTGTCAACCTGCTCTCCAGCATGCAGGCAGCAGCCCTGCAGCAACTGCCCGAGGAGATGGGGGTCCTGCTGAACAAG AAATACATGTGTGTTAAGAACGGCCGGTACCAGATCAACATGGACGTGCTCCTGTTTCCGTGGAAATTGACCTACAAGAATCACGGCTGTGGCCTCGTGCCCAAGGGCTCATTTGGGAAAGTCCACTTGGCTCAGGACACCACCACCAGGAAAAGAATGGCCTGCAAACTG ATCCCCATGGAGAACTTCAAAGCAGCGGACGTGGAATTCCAGGCACGGTTCCGTCATGAGAACATCGCTGAGCTGTACGGCGCTCTGCTCTTCGACCAGAGCGTCCACCTGTTCATGGAGGCCGGGGAGGGCGGCTCGGTCCTGGAGAAGCTGGACAGCTGTGGGCCCATGAGGGAGTTCGAGATCATCTGGGTGACCAAGCAAGTCCTGCGAGGGCTGGAGTACCTGCACTCACACAATGTCATCCACCACGACATCAAAC ccaGCAACATTGTGCTGATGTCAGACAAAGCAGTCCTGGTGGATTTTGGCCTGACGGTGCAGATGACAGAGGACGTGTACACTCCTAGAGACCTGAGAGGAACGGAG ATGTATATGAGCCCGGAGCTGGTTCTGTGTCGAGGACATGACACCAAGACGGACATCTACAGTCTGGGGACCACCATCATTCACATGCAGACTGGGAGCCCTCCATGGGTCCGCAGATACCCACGCACCGCCTACCCATCTTACCTCTACATT ATCCACAAGCAAGCCCCCCCTCTGGAGGACATCGCGGAGGACTGCAGCCTGGTCATGCGTTCCTTTCTGGAACGAGCCCTGGAGAGGAACCCTGCTCTGCGGAGCTCGGCGTCCGAGCTGCTGAAGGACGAGGCCATCAACCCGTCAAGGGATGATCAGCCGCGCTGCTGGAGCCTCGACTCGGCCCTGGAGGAGGTCACCAACACCATGCTGCGGCAGCAGAGCCAGCACCACGACACCATACAGG AATCTTCTCTGTACTCTGAGGACTCTGGACACACGAGGAGGAAGGGCTCCTTGTACATTGACCTGGGAGCGTTGTCAGGCTACTCTAAACTGGTTACAGGCCCCCCTGCATCAGAATATGGCTAG
- the mtpap gene encoding poly(A) RNA polymerase, mitochondrial, whose protein sequence is MRRSVSLSIAMASSLGVCRLHMRGRGGLVKSLRRVQTFVHRNTGTVVAAADGDPLRKEATDEKHGRRSLSAVQAERQGQAERSVLISCNPRTNEKKFLKFLSRHGDVSKYFFYESYGIYALVEFTKRESVASLLEEAAIPTVSHEALVPFKTRLLSLKNIDSVGSTNQQYQPQTTAPINQLIQRLSREESIDRQVISLTESYQLTEENSRLRFLVCSLLQDMVAAYFPECAIKPFGSSVNGFGKLGCDLDMILDLDSISGRKAKTPKSASSLEYQLKRASTERAVTQSILSVIGECVDQFGPGCVGVQKILNARCPLLRFAHQPSSFQCDLTANNRVAVKSTELLYLYGQLDPRVRFLVFTVRCWARAHGITSSIPGAWISNFSLTVMVLFFLQRRSPPIIPTLDHLKGLAGPADKSVIEGNDCTFVSDFSRIQLRSNTETLEQLLCEFFDFYATFAFGKMSINIRKGKEQNKPEVAPLHIQNPFEISLNVSKNVNATQLGRFVALCQESSWLLQQVETATPTGGAAGNTPRPWGLAALLQPSQVAEIKSRKKRRREPASERIRTLLESLKNNKQPNKS, encoded by the exons ATGCGCCGTTCCGTTTCTCTCTCAATAGCAATGGCGTCCTCCTTAGGGGTGTGCAGGTTACATATGAGGGGCAGGGGCGGCTTGGTGAAGAGCCTACGGAGGGTCCAAACATTTGTCCACAGGAATACCGGAACAGTCGTCGCTGCTGCGGATGGCGACCCGCTTCGAAAAGAGGCAACCG ATGAAAAGCATGGACGCAGGTCCTTGTCTGCTGTCCAGGCGGAGAGACAAGGACAGGCGGAGAGATCTGTCCTCATCAGCTGCAACCCCAGAACCAATGAGAAAAAGTTCCTCAAGTTTTTATCAAGACATGGAGACGTCAGCAAATACTTCTTTTATGAAAGCTAT GGCATTTATGCCTTAGTGGAATTCACCAAACGGGAAAGTGTTGCATCCTTACTTGAAGAGGCAGCCATCCCCACTGTCAGCCATGAAGCCTTGGTGCCTTTTAAAACAAGACTGCTGTCGCTGAAGAACATCGACTCAGTGGGCTCAACGAACCAGCAGTATCAGCCACAGACCACTGCTCCCATCAACCAGCTTATACAgaggctgtccagagaggaaaGC ATAGACCGGCAGGTGATCTCCCTGACAGAATCCTATCAGCTAACAGAGGAGAACAGCCGACTGCGTTTCCTCGTCTGCTCTCTGCTCCAGGACATGGTTGCTGCTTATTTCCCAGAATGCGCCATCAAGCCTTTCGGCTCATCAGTGAATGGTTTTGGAAAGCTGGGTTGTGACCTGGACATGATCCTGGACCTGGATAGCATCAGTGGGAGAAAGGCAAAGACG CCAAAATCAGCTTCATCCCTCGAGTACCAGCTGAAGAGGGCCAGCACAGAGCGGGCCGTCACCCAGAGCATCCTGTCCGTCATCGGGGAGTGCGTGGACCAGTTTGGCCCGGGGTGCGTTGGGGTGCAGAAGATTCTCAACGCGCGATGTCCCCTGCTCCGTTTTGCCCACCAGCCCTCCAGTTTTCAGTGTGACCTCACAGCCAACAACAG GGTGGCGGTCAAGAGCACAGAGCTGCTCTACCTCTACGGACAGCTGGACCCTCGCGTGCGTTTCCTGGTGTTCACCGTGCGCTGCTGGGCCCGAGCTCACGGCATCACCAGCAGCATCCCCGGAGCCTGGATCTCCAACTTCTCCCTCACCGTCATGGTGCTCTTCTTCCTGCAGAGGAGGAGCCCTCCCATCATCCCCACCCTGGACCACCTAAAGGGCCTAGCAG GTCCCGCGGACAAGAGCGTGATTGAGGGGAACGACTGCACGTTTGTCAGCGACTTCAGCAGGATCCAGCTCCGGagcaacacagaaacactgg AGCAACTGCTGTGTGAATTCTTTGACTTCTACGCCACCTTTGCTTTCGGCAAGATGTCCATAAATATCAGAAAG GGCAAAGAGCAGAACAAGCCGGAGGTCGCCCCGCTGCACATCCAGAACCCCTTCGAAATCTCCCTGAACGTCAGCAAGAACGTCAACGCCACGCAGCTGGGCCGCTTCGTGGCTCTGTGTCAGGAGAGCTCCTGGCTGCTCCAGCAGGTTGAAACCGCCACGCCCACAGGTGGCGCCGCAGGTAACACTCCCAGACCTTGGGGGCTCGCTgccctcctccagccctcccAGGTCGCAGAGATCAAAAGTCGCAAGAAAAGGAGACGGGAGCCAGCCAGCGAGAGGATCAGGACCCTGCTGGAGTCTTTGAAGAATaacaaacaaccaaataaaaGCTAG